In Miscanthus floridulus cultivar M001 chromosome 5, ASM1932011v1, whole genome shotgun sequence, one genomic interval encodes:
- the LOC136452860 gene encoding uncharacterized protein isoform X2, whose amino-acid sequence MPPPRPPHPPPPPPPPPGPPPLRAHRLPLPPTCPAPASLLLAPPSSPARALALLFPDSSAHLFPSLPSVATSSSPAHTPVPSPLAAAACFALLLPSSHLLFLSAHPSPCSSSVHLRAYSLASAPAFPRFAPASLSFKRHASAAGLPLQGLPFGLGVRLAGGVNAVALLSLSAGQIWVLAPKLAADGRTVELHKCAVVELEPARPVYAMEVAMGRLLLGEAGGLRVFPLRGLMKGGKEREGKKEVSVAVGRKGYHKKNGMLNGLVVPVKRVSYGGSGEGDVVSTCKLTTLRVKQSSGSYCSFLLSFQNDDHKSEGSMELLKSVKAVSIHPLSKNKFLVLDSSGVLHVFSLSTTEMGSGAASKQYSENIHTYRLDYPMKVQFSAVFSVTSINGGHTVHVMSAVETESPNGDNGDVPGERELATIKLSAIEAIFTSERVQDIVSISKDSVLILGQGNMFLYGTS is encoded by the exons ATGCCGCCTCCGCGTCCGCCGCACCCCCCACCTCCCCCTCCTCCGCCGCCCGGGCCGCCTCCTCTACGCGCTCATCGCCTCCCTCTCCCGCCCACCTGCCCGGCCCCCGCGTCTCTTCTCCTCGCGCCGCCCTCCTCCCCAGCCCGTGCCCTCGCGCTTCTCTTCCCCGACTCCTCCGCCCACCTCTTCCCCTCCCTACCCTCCGTCGCCACCTCGTCTTCGCCCGCTCACACCCCCGTCCCGTCAccactcgccgccgccgcctgcttcgCGCTCCTCCTCCCGTCCTCacacctcctcttcctctccgcGCATCCGTCCCCTTGCTCCTCCTCTGTCCACCTCCGCGCCTATTCCCTCGCGTCCGCGCCCGCTTTCCCGCGCTTTGCGCCCGCCTCGCTCTCCTTCAAGCGACATGCCTCAGCCGCAGGCCTGCCGCTCCAGGGCCTACCCTTCGGCCTCGGCGTCCGCCTGGCCGGCGGGGTCAACGCCGTCGCGCTGCTCTCCCTGTCCGCCGGCCAGATCTGGGTGCTCGCTCCGAAGCTGGCCGCGGACGGCCGGACGGTGGAGCTGCACAAGTGCGCGGTCGTCGAGCTCGAGCCGGCGCGGCCCGTGTACGCGATGGAAGTCGCAATGGGAAGGCTGCTGCTCGGGGAGGCTGGTGGCTTGCGCGTCTTCCCGCTGCGAGGTTTGATGAAGGGTggaaaggagagggaggggaagaAGGAAGTTTCTGTGGCAGTAGGAAGGAAGGGCTACCACAAGAAGAACGGGATGCTGAATGGCTTAGTTGTGCCAGTTAAGCGTGTTAGCTATGGGGGCAGTGGTGAAGGCGACGTTGTTTCCACTT GTAAGCTCACAACTCTGAGGGTAAAACAAAGTTCAGGAAGCTATTGCTCTTTTTTGTTGTCATTTCAAAATGATGATCACAAGTCAGAAGGCAGCATGGAATTGCTGAAATCAGTGAAAGCTGTTTCGATCCATCCTCTTTCCAAGAACAAGTTTTTGGTACTGGATTCATCTGGAGTGTTGCATGTCTTCAGTCTTTCAACAACAGAAATGGGCTCAGGAGCTGCCAGCAAGCAATATTCTGAAAATATCCATACATATCGCTTGGATTATCCCATGAAAGTGCAATTTTCTGCTGTCTTTTCAGTTACCTCTATAA ATGGCGGACATACTGTACATGTAATGTCAGCGGTTGAGACTGAGTCCCCCAACGGTGACAATGGAGACGTTCCCGGAGAAAGAGAGTTAGCAACTATCAAGCTTTCAG CTATTGAAGCAATCTTTACAAGCGAAAGAGTTCAGGACATTGTATCTATCTCCAAGGATTCAGTCCTTATCCTTGGTCAAG GCAACATGTTTCTGTATGGAACTTCTTGA
- the LOC136452860 gene encoding uncharacterized protein isoform X1 produces the protein MPPPRPPHPPPPPPPPPGPPPLRAHRLPLPPTCPAPASLLLAPPSSPARALALLFPDSSAHLFPSLPSVATSSSPAHTPVPSPLAAAACFALLLPSSHLLFLSAHPSPCSSSVHLRAYSLASAPAFPRFAPASLSFKRHASAAGLPLQGLPFGLGVRLAGGVNAVALLSLSAGQIWVLAPKLAADGRTVELHKCAVVELEPARPVYAMEVAMGRLLLGEAGGLRVFPLRGLMKGGKEREGKKEVSVAVGRKGYHKKNGMLNGLVVPVKRVSYGGSGEGDVVSTCKLTTLRVKQSSGSYCSFLLSFQNDDHKSEGSMELLKSVKAVSIHPLSKNKFLVLDSSGVLHVFSLSTTEMGSGAASKQYSENIHTYRLDYPMKVQFSAVFSVTSIKTQFFWVSDGGHTVHVMSAVETESPNGDNGDVPGERELATIKLSAIEAIFTSERVQDIVSISKDSVLILGQGNMFLYGTS, from the exons ATGCCGCCTCCGCGTCCGCCGCACCCCCCACCTCCCCCTCCTCCGCCGCCCGGGCCGCCTCCTCTACGCGCTCATCGCCTCCCTCTCCCGCCCACCTGCCCGGCCCCCGCGTCTCTTCTCCTCGCGCCGCCCTCCTCCCCAGCCCGTGCCCTCGCGCTTCTCTTCCCCGACTCCTCCGCCCACCTCTTCCCCTCCCTACCCTCCGTCGCCACCTCGTCTTCGCCCGCTCACACCCCCGTCCCGTCAccactcgccgccgccgcctgcttcgCGCTCCTCCTCCCGTCCTCacacctcctcttcctctccgcGCATCCGTCCCCTTGCTCCTCCTCTGTCCACCTCCGCGCCTATTCCCTCGCGTCCGCGCCCGCTTTCCCGCGCTTTGCGCCCGCCTCGCTCTCCTTCAAGCGACATGCCTCAGCCGCAGGCCTGCCGCTCCAGGGCCTACCCTTCGGCCTCGGCGTCCGCCTGGCCGGCGGGGTCAACGCCGTCGCGCTGCTCTCCCTGTCCGCCGGCCAGATCTGGGTGCTCGCTCCGAAGCTGGCCGCGGACGGCCGGACGGTGGAGCTGCACAAGTGCGCGGTCGTCGAGCTCGAGCCGGCGCGGCCCGTGTACGCGATGGAAGTCGCAATGGGAAGGCTGCTGCTCGGGGAGGCTGGTGGCTTGCGCGTCTTCCCGCTGCGAGGTTTGATGAAGGGTggaaaggagagggaggggaagaAGGAAGTTTCTGTGGCAGTAGGAAGGAAGGGCTACCACAAGAAGAACGGGATGCTGAATGGCTTAGTTGTGCCAGTTAAGCGTGTTAGCTATGGGGGCAGTGGTGAAGGCGACGTTGTTTCCACTT GTAAGCTCACAACTCTGAGGGTAAAACAAAGTTCAGGAAGCTATTGCTCTTTTTTGTTGTCATTTCAAAATGATGATCACAAGTCAGAAGGCAGCATGGAATTGCTGAAATCAGTGAAAGCTGTTTCGATCCATCCTCTTTCCAAGAACAAGTTTTTGGTACTGGATTCATCTGGAGTGTTGCATGTCTTCAGTCTTTCAACAACAGAAATGGGCTCAGGAGCTGCCAGCAAGCAATATTCTGAAAATATCCATACATATCGCTTGGATTATCCCATGAAAGTGCAATTTTCTGCTGTCTTTTCAGTTACCTCTATAA AGACACAATTTTTTTGGGTTTCAGATGGCGGACATACTGTACATGTAATGTCAGCGGTTGAGACTGAGTCCCCCAACGGTGACAATGGAGACGTTCCCGGAGAAAGAGAGTTAGCAACTATCAAGCTTTCAG CTATTGAAGCAATCTTTACAAGCGAAAGAGTTCAGGACATTGTATCTATCTCCAAGGATTCAGTCCTTATCCTTGGTCAAG GCAACATGTTTCTGTATGGAACTTCTTGA
- the LOC136452860 gene encoding uncharacterized protein isoform X3: MPPPRPPHPPPPPPPPPGPPPLRAHRLPLPPTCPAPASLLLAPPSSPARALALLFPDSSAHLFPSLPSVATSSSPAHTPVPSPLAAAACFALLLPSSHLLFLSAHPSPCSSSVHLRAYSLASAPAFPRFAPASLSFKRHASAAGLPLQGLPFGLGVRLAGGVNAVALLSLSAGQIWVLAPKLAADGRTVELHKCAVVELEPARPVYAMEVAMGRLLLGEAGGLRVFPLRGLMKGGKEREGKKEVSVAVGRKGYHKKNGMLNGLVVPVKRVSYGGSGEGDVVSTCKLTTLRVKQSSGSYCSFLLSFQNDDHKSEGSMELLKSVKAVSIHPLSKNKFLVLDSSGVLHVFSLSTTEMGSGAASKQYSENIHTYRLDYPMKVQFSAVFSVTSIKCLCRDTIFLGFRWRTYCTCNVSG; encoded by the exons ATGCCGCCTCCGCGTCCGCCGCACCCCCCACCTCCCCCTCCTCCGCCGCCCGGGCCGCCTCCTCTACGCGCTCATCGCCTCCCTCTCCCGCCCACCTGCCCGGCCCCCGCGTCTCTTCTCCTCGCGCCGCCCTCCTCCCCAGCCCGTGCCCTCGCGCTTCTCTTCCCCGACTCCTCCGCCCACCTCTTCCCCTCCCTACCCTCCGTCGCCACCTCGTCTTCGCCCGCTCACACCCCCGTCCCGTCAccactcgccgccgccgcctgcttcgCGCTCCTCCTCCCGTCCTCacacctcctcttcctctccgcGCATCCGTCCCCTTGCTCCTCCTCTGTCCACCTCCGCGCCTATTCCCTCGCGTCCGCGCCCGCTTTCCCGCGCTTTGCGCCCGCCTCGCTCTCCTTCAAGCGACATGCCTCAGCCGCAGGCCTGCCGCTCCAGGGCCTACCCTTCGGCCTCGGCGTCCGCCTGGCCGGCGGGGTCAACGCCGTCGCGCTGCTCTCCCTGTCCGCCGGCCAGATCTGGGTGCTCGCTCCGAAGCTGGCCGCGGACGGCCGGACGGTGGAGCTGCACAAGTGCGCGGTCGTCGAGCTCGAGCCGGCGCGGCCCGTGTACGCGATGGAAGTCGCAATGGGAAGGCTGCTGCTCGGGGAGGCTGGTGGCTTGCGCGTCTTCCCGCTGCGAGGTTTGATGAAGGGTggaaaggagagggaggggaagaAGGAAGTTTCTGTGGCAGTAGGAAGGAAGGGCTACCACAAGAAGAACGGGATGCTGAATGGCTTAGTTGTGCCAGTTAAGCGTGTTAGCTATGGGGGCAGTGGTGAAGGCGACGTTGTTTCCACTT GTAAGCTCACAACTCTGAGGGTAAAACAAAGTTCAGGAAGCTATTGCTCTTTTTTGTTGTCATTTCAAAATGATGATCACAAGTCAGAAGGCAGCATGGAATTGCTGAAATCAGTGAAAGCTGTTTCGATCCATCCTCTTTCCAAGAACAAGTTTTTGGTACTGGATTCATCTGGAGTGTTGCATGTCTTCAGTCTTTCAACAACAGAAATGGGCTCAGGAGCTGCCAGCAAGCAATATTCTGAAAATATCCATACATATCGCTTGGATTATCCCATGAAAGTGCAATTTTCTGCTGTCTTTTCAGTTACCTCTATAA AGTGTTTGTGCAGAGACACAATTTTTTTGGGTTTCAGATGGCGGACATACTGTACATGTAATGTCAGCGGTTGA